In Mytilus edulis chromosome 7, xbMytEdul2.2, whole genome shotgun sequence, a single genomic region encodes these proteins:
- the LOC139481644 gene encoding protein limb expression 1 homolog, translating to MASYSRGKPVPAPRPGPNSRSPQNLQGAHGQGGPGPDRPMPSQIMEAAIAGMSAHHNHPNEAKAKTVLKEAVDAVVNSFAKHSHGYGRVNVVEALQEFWQMKQDRGADLKNGALVVYESQPSSSPPYVCFVTLPGGSCFGSFQHCPTKAEARRSAAKIALMNSVFNEHPSRKITDDFVDRSLRDAGSAFKGNSSEENNPATGIGAFKFMLESNRGRTMLEFQELMTVFQLLHWNGSLKAMRERNCSRQEVLAHYSNRALDDDMRSQMALDWIAREQEKPNIIKQELQIAERELELARLAGRELRFYKEKRDILVLALSQIGPAESIA from the exons ATGGCATCATATTCCAGAGGGAAGCCAGTACCAGCACCAAGGCCAGGTCCAAACAGTAGATCCCCACAAAACCTGCAAGGTGCCCATGGCCAAGGTGGCCCAGGCCCAGACAGACCAATGCCATCACAAATCATGGAAGCTGCTATTGCTGGCATGAGTGCTCATCACAATCATCCAAACGAAGCAAAAGCAAAGACAGTATTAAAGGAAGCAGTAGATGCAGTTGTCAATAGTTTCGCCAAACATTCTCATGGATATGGGAgag TTAATGTAGTTGAAGCTTTACAAGAGTTCTGGCAGATGAAACAAGACAGAGGAGCCGATTTGAAGAATGGAGCATTAGTTGTATATGAATCTCAGCCTTCGTCCTCACCACCATATGTGTGTTTTGTAACTTTACCTGGTGGTAGCTGCTTTGGTAGTTTTCAG CATTGTCCAACAAAGGCAGAGGCCAGGAGAAGTGCAGCTAAGATAGCATTAATGAACTCTGTCTTCAACGAACATCCATCAAGGAAGATAACTGATGATTTTGTTGACCGATCACTCAGAGATGCTGGTTCTGCATTTAAG GGTAATTCAAGTGAGGAGAATAATCCTGCCACTGGTATTGGAGCATTTAAATTCATGTTGGAGTCAAACAGAGGACGTACAATGTTAGAATTTCAAGAACTTATGACTGTGTTTCAGTTACTACATTGGAATGGAAGTCTGAAAGCAATGCGCGAAAGAAACTGTTCACGACAAGAAGTATTGGCACATTACTCAAATCGTGCACTGGACGATGATATGCGTTCTCAGATGGCCCTGGACTGGATTGCCAGAGAACAGGAAAAGCctaatattataaaacaagaattACAGATAGCAGAAAGAGAATTAGAACTTGCTAGGTTAGCTGGACGAGAATTGAGATTTTATAAAGAAAAGCGAGACATTTTGGTGCTGGCTTTAAGTCAAATTGGTCCAGCTGAAAGCATTGCATAA
- the LOC139481638 gene encoding sec1 family domain-containing protein 1-like, translating to MASIREKQVLALKRMLNFNTPPTKSSSAEPQWKVLVYDRFGQDIISPLLTVKELRELGVTLHLNLHSDRDSIPDVPAIYFVLPTDDNIRRICQDIQNQLYDSYYMNFISAISRQKLEDIAQTAIQCNCVQQVSKVFDQYLNFISLEEDMFTLRNLDKELSYYEINKGDVKDTEMEQIMDTIVDSLFSVFVTLGTVPIIRCPRGNAAEMVAEKLDKKLRENLRDARNSFFTTDNIQAGQFSFQRPLLVLLDRNLDLATMLHHTWTYQALAHDVFNLLLNRVEIEESIEVKGPAGNMMTKKKKKSYDLNPSDRFWEKEKGSPFPQVAEAVQEQLETYKTHEDEIKKMKSAMGLEGDDEVAFSMMNDTTAKLTSTVSSLPELLEMKRLIDMHTNIATAMLEHIKHRKLDVYFEMEEKMMSKALLDKSLMDIISDPDLGTPEDKVRIFIIALICGPPMSDAEIDQYCVALTGANCEVAPITFIRRWRAYNKMNAAPSQYGGGGTTTVGMFNKLMNKSSQFLMEGVKNLVIKRHNLPATRIVDGLMESKTLQEIEDYRYFDPKLLRSDSSSVPRNKSPFQEAYVFMIGGGNYIEYQNLIDYAKSKSSSSAGQKKIVYGCSQLVNAARFLEQLGHLGQEM from the coding sequence ATGGCTTCCATTAGGGAGAAACAAGTTCTTGCTTTAAAACGAATGCTTAATTTTAACACTCCTCCAACAAAATCAAGCTCAGCAGAGCCACAATGGAAAGTACTCGTCTATGATAGGTTTGGTCAAGACATAATCTCGCCGTTATTGACCGTCAAAGAGCTCCGCGAGTTGGGAGTAACTCTTCACTTGAATCTTCATTCAGACCGGGATTCTATTCCAGATGTTCCGGctatttattttgtattaccAACTGATGACAACATTagaagaatatgtcaagacatacaAAACCAGCTGTATGACTCGTATTACATGAATTTCATATCTGCTATTTCCAGGCAAAAACTTGAAGACATTGCCCAAACAGCTATTCAATGCAATTGTGTACAACAGGTTTCCAAAGTTTTTGATCAATATTTGAACTTTATTTCATTAGAAGAAGACATGTTTACCCTAAGAAATCTTGACAAAGAACTATCATATTATGAAATAAACAAAGGTGACGTCAAAGACACTGAAATGGAGCAGATCATGGATACTATCGTTGAcagtttgttttctgtttttgtaaCACTGGGTACCGTGCCCATCATTCGATGCCCAAGAGGTAATGCAGCAGAAATGGTTGCAGAGAAATTGGACAAAAAGTTGAGAGAGAATCTTAGAGATGCCAGGAACAGCTTTTTCACTACTGACAATATACAGGCCGGACAGTTTAGTTTTCAAAGGCCATTATTAGTTTTGCTCGATCGAAATCTAGATTTAGCCACTATGCTCCATCATACATGGACATATCAAGCGTTAGCACATGATGTATTCAATCTTCTCCTGAACCGAGTTGAAATAGAAGAATCTATAGAAGTTAAAGGTCCAGCTGGCAATAtgatgacaaaaaagaaaaagaaaagctaTGATCTGAATCCGTCTGATAGATTTTGGGAAAAGGAAAAGGGTAGTCCATTCCCACAAGTTGCAGAAGCTGTTCAAGAACAGTTAGAAACCTACAAGACACATGAagatgaaataaagaaaatgaaatcGGCAATGGGTCTTGAGGGTGATGATGAAGTAGCATTCAGTATGATGAATGATACAACCGCCAAACTTACTTCAACAGTAAGCTCATTGCCGGAGTTGCTAGAAATGAAGCGTTTGATTGACATGCACACTAACATCGCTACTGCCATGTTGGAACACATAAAGCACCGTAAACTAGATGTCTACTTTGAAATGGAAGAAAAAATGATGAGCAAGGCACTTTTAGACAAATCGCTGATGGACATTATATCAGACCCTGATTTAGGAACACCGGAAGACAAAGTCAGAATATTTATCATAGCATTGATCTGTGGTCCACCAATGAGTGATGCTGAAATTGATCAATATTGCGTAGCCTTGACTGGTGCTAACTGTGAGGTAGCACCAATCACGTTCATTCGTAGATGGCGAGCTTATAATAAAATGAATGCAGCGCCAAGTCAATATGGAGGAGGGGGAACAACAACTGTAGGAATGTTTAACAAATTAATGAATAAAAGTTCACAGTTTCTTATGGAAGGagttaaaaacttggttattaaAAGGCACAATTTGCCAGCCACCAGAATTGTGGATGGACTTATGGAGTCAAAGACATTGCAAGAAATTGAAGACTATCGTTACTTTGACCCAAAACTTTTACGTTCAGATTCATCATCAGTTCCTAGAAACAAATCTCCATTCCAAGAAGCTTACGTGTTTATGATCGGAGGTGGAAATTAcattgaataccaaaatttaatAGACTATGCCAAATCAAAATCATCATCAAGTGCTGGACAAAAGAAAATTGTTTATGGGTGTAGTCAGCTTGTTAATGCAGCAAGATTTTTAGAACAGTTGGGCCATCTTGGCCAAGAAATGTAA